Part of the Cercospora beticola chromosome 5, complete sequence genome is shown below.
GGGCATGCGTAGGAGACATAGAGGTGGTAGCGGCCCTTCTCGGCTGGGAACTCGGCATTGGGGTCTTTCGATACCCAGTTGCGGAAGGAAGAAGTTTGTCTCTTGAACTCGCCAGACTTGTCTTTGGGATCAACCCAATTCAGAATTGACTTCTTATCAGACTGTAGCAAGGATGTCAGTACATACCTATTTTGACAGAGAATTTGCCTTCTTTCGGCGCCTCACTTACGGACGCCATGATTGTTCTGGAGTAGGTTTTGCTGGGAATCTGTCTGTTGATTAAGGAAAGGCGATTGCTTGCAGTCCTGAGCATCGATTGAGATGATGACAATGGTCTTCTCTTTTTGCAGAAGGCGTGAAGTTATAGCATAGCTTGTAGCTTACAGAGCTCAATCATCGGCGCCGACGTCCAGAGACTTGATGTGGTCATGATTACATGATGCCTACTAATTGCTGCTAAGTGGCGGCTAATTGTCCGGTCTCGGCCAGAATTCATGCTAAAGCTTTTGCCCCTCCAAAGCTAGCCTCTTTCCGGCCCCGAAATCTGCATCTCTGAAGACTGCATTGTTCATGCACACCTTCACAGTCCTCTCAACTGCGCACGATGATTTCCACTCAAAGGGGGTAACTGCATCGGCGGTACATCCAAGTCCGCCATGCCAGACGACGCAGTGCTCATCGGACTTGGCGCCACCGCCGGTCTGACGCGATCAATCTCATTGTAAAATTGTCTCAACGCCTCTTCGTTCTTACAAAACGCCTTGAAGTGTTTCTGGACCGTATCAACAGTCACATCTGGACGGTCGAATTCAGTCGTAGGCCTCATAGTAGACGTTAGTTTGCTTGTTGCAAGCCTGTTGGGTAGTAAATAGAAATCGCCAATGTCATTTGCGAGTATTTGCGCGAGTACCAAACCAGATTTGTGCACGAACTGTGTGTATTGGTACGAAGGTGGGCCAAAGGAGTATCGCACATTGATCGAGGTGGTAAATGTGCTGGCTGCTTCATAATCGAGGACGAAGTCGAGCTTTTTCAGCAGGCGTTTGTGATATGCCAGAGGATCTTCGACTGTACGCGGAGAGAAAGTGTGTGGCTCCATTAGAGGCGTGGCGAGAACTTTGTCTGGTGGACGCACGGCAAGTTTGACTGGCTGTGGCTGGTCGTACGGATGGTGCTCTCTGAACTTGCACGCTTCTTGAAGAGGAACCTGCATCAGCTTTAAGCCATATCCTTCGACCGAACTAGACCACCGAGCAATAGCTTCCCGGATCAGTTTCGCTGATGTTCCAAGCCATTCCAGCTGGATGTGATAGCAGTTCTCTGGGTTGTGAATGCGATCGTAATGCAAGTCCATGATCTGAAGATGGTCAGATTTCTTCTGCGGGTCGACGTTAAACTGCATAGACTGGCTGAGCATGATTTGTTTTGGTTCCGTGGGATATAGGCCGGGTGTTCCTTTGTCAGATGATGAGCTCGAGTCGGTGGCGCTAATGCCGCTGACTGGTCTCAGCATCGGTGACTTCATGGAGTCAGTCATAGGCGTGGGAGGTATCGATCTCCATGGCGCCTTGCTGAACAATCCAGTGGTGTTCGGATACTCCGTCGTTCTGTAGGCGCTGCTGATCTGGTAGAAGTAATGGCCATCTCGGAATTTGTGCTTCTGTCGCACATGAGAAAAGACACCGCGACTCATCAGCTCGTTGCCGACATTGACAGCATCCTCGCGCAACTCTAGATCTCTGAATACACCCAGTAGCCACGTTGTCATCTCATCACCTCTAAAGCATTTCAGATGTGTGACGGTGAGCCATCTTCTATCACGCACTTCTACACCATATGGAGGTGGTTCTTGCATCTGTTTGACCAGCTTAACGATGTCGAAGTTGCTGCTGTGATGCTTCTCAGCTTCTGAGAACAGAGAAGCATCAAGGTCACCCTCTTCGAGTTGGCTGGACAGAGCAGGACCATGCGCATTGACAACGACACTTGGATCTCGAGTCTGATACTCAATGGCCAGCGGGTTCGGATCGCGCTCGGCCGTGTACGGTGTGGATGCCGACTTCTTCACCGAGACCTGGTGCGATTGGTCTTCGGCGGAGAAGTATCGCTGGCGTTGCCATAATTGTGTCAGTCGCTGAATACCCTCGATGCGCCGCTCCTCATCAGAAAGACCCCCTAGCCGGCTTTGGTAGTCCGTCTTCGATATGTCTACTGGCAAGAGTACAAGCCGTACTTTGAAGGTAACATTGATTTCTGGAAGAGGTGCCAGGCGTAAGATGTGCTCGTCAAGCTCTGTCCAATCTGTAATCGGTGCCTCGGAGTGGTACGAAATCTCTGGCTTGATATTCAGACCGAGGATGGTACGCATCTTTGGCTCGTAGGATGTCACATAGTGTTGCGACTCCAGATCTTCGCTACCAATGCCTGATTTTGGAGAGTACTGAACAATTTGCACTTCGAAATCTGAGATTCGCTGTATCTCATGGTACCACCGGCCCAACGAGAGCAGGATAGGCCTTCCTTTGCTTTGGACAATCTGCTCGCCGCCACTGTTCCTGATCGCCACAATCTGGAAGCCACGAATAAGACGCACGTCAATCAGTCTCTCCACAAGTATACTCGCGGACTCTTCTTTGAGCCCACTGGAATCGCTTATGACATGTCGTTTGACCTGCTTGCGGTAGTAGAATTCGAGCTCAGCTGGCGATGGCTTGTACTCCGAAGTAAGCGgcaaagcagcaggagcgcacATCGACGACCACTTGAACGAGCCAGTGCTCACGGGACGTGGGAAGACATGCTGCCATTTGCGGTATTGACTTGCCACTCGCATGTTGTCTCTTCGAGGATTGCAGGGATTTAGAAGCATGACCCAAGGGGACATCATGTCCAGTGCCTCGTGTGTCGAATCGTGCCGGCTTCTGCGACCAAAGTTCGAGCCACCTCCCTTTGGCGTAGTGGAGAAAGAGGTATCATTCTGCAGAGCCTTGGTGACTGTAGTGTTCTCCATATTCTGCTCCAGAATCTTGACGAGTTCATCGCTTTCCGACCCTCTTCCTTTGTTGGGCGTGTGTGCGTGCTGCTCAGACTGTATTTCAATTGGCTTTGAGATGTGATATGGGTCCGGCTCACTGAACTGTTGGGAGATCATGCTCTGTTGTGATGGTTTTCGTCTCAGGCTGGCTTGGAAGGCCTTTGCAAGCCCACTGTTTTTGTCGCTTGCAGTTATAGAGGCGAGGGAAGCCGCATAAttgatctccttctccttctccgcgTGCTCGACCGACAATGTTGTGCTCGCCACGCCTCTACTTGGCGCCAGACCTTTGGGTCCCAGGCTGATCTTACGGCCTGTCTGCATCAACGGATGGGGCGGTAGACGATTTCTCTTCGCACCGTAAAGAGCAGCCTTAGTTGCGCTGCCAGTGGTGTCAGGTGCAGCGATCTCAATTGGACGACTCTTCTCGGGGCTCGCCTTTTTGGGCTTTTCATGAAAAGGCAGGCCACGGACAGTATCCGCCGAGCCCATCGATGGCTCCAAAGAGGGCACTCTCACCAAATTGCGCAGCGCTGCAGGCTCTTCGCCAAAGACTTGATTGTCGTGAGAATCCATGACGCCAGTATCAATTTCACCGAAGCCAGAGTCCTTCAGGAAAGGTAAAGCGATGTCATGAACAGGTTCTTCCGTTTCCGACAATGTCCATGTTGTCAATTGCTCTTCGAGAGAGGTATGCCAGTATGAGATGTCGACCCAGTGTGGTAAAGCGTACTCTGTAGTCCCATCGTGATCGTAACGGAACAAAGGCACTGGGTGCAGTGGTCTCGGTGAAAGAGCAACGATATCCACGCCAATGCTATTGCCAACAAGCAAGTCAGTAGTCTGCTTGAGCAGCGTGTGGTCCGCATCAAAGACCCCGATTCCAGCTGTGATGGCAATAATTGAGGTGCCGGTGCTCATCAAATGTGCGTCGTTCTGATCATCTGCGAAGTCCATAGCTGTCAGATGGATAGCTTCGAGTATGTTGCTTTCTGCCGCAAGAGAAACCGATCTTGACAGAGTCAAATCGTTGAATGCTTTTTTAATCTTGTGCAAGATGTCATTCCACGTGATACTGGTCACTTCGGACACCAACAAGATGTAAAAGTCCTCGCCATGCTGATGGGTTTGAGTGTCGCGCTTGCTAATGCCATCGGTTCCCGTAGCACGTCCAAAAAGGATGACTGACGCGAGATGCCGTGCCTTGGCCCTCTCCCACTTTTGGAACAGCTCCTGGAGGAAATCGTCAATCAATCTCTCATACATGAGAGATCCATTGCTCCAGCCTTCGAGCATTTCTCTCGACACTTCGATGAGAATGGAGTAGCGGGCGCTTCGACTCCTGAAAATGGGCTTCGTATAAGGGTGTGAGACGAAGGCAGAATCGACGTTTTTGCCTGCCACCCAAATCTGCTCGACGTCGGCAATCACAGAGCCAAGATACTTGAGCACCTGACCTTCAAACATAACCGTGTCTTCAAGACATTTCATCAGCTGCCACATATCCGCTCGGGACAGATATTGATCGCGGAAGAATATTTCAACATGGGTTGCGGTCGCCACGTCGGTGTCGTCGATGAGCTGGATCTTGCCTTGTGTCCTATTCTCGAATCCAAATAGAGACGCCAAAGAGACATGTATCGAGATCTCATTCGCGCCACCGGCCTGACCAGCAGGACATATGCAGAGCGAGCGCGCCCCTGGAGCAGATAGGTGTGCAACTTCGCCGACATGCATTGCTCTCGGACCGGCGAGAACGTCGAACCCGGAAACGCGGTCATCGTGAAGCACGATGGTGCAAGGCTTTTCCACACCATCACCGGCCATTATGTCTGTCCTCAGGAAGACCTTGGGCGGAGAATGGGATTCGATTTGTGGAATCCAATTGTTTTACGTCGGATGTCGCTGTAGATGTATCCTAGCCCGCACAAATGCAGGCGGTCGATGGGTACTGCAAAATTTCATGGCTGGTCATGTATTACAAGCGGACCGAATCTTCATGgagggaaggagaggaaACAACAAGCATAGCAGTCGTCAATGATGTCGTGCAGGCGATGAAGACGCGAAGTGCGTGAAGTGGAGTCGCGTGTCGGAAGCGTGGGGATCCACAACTCGCATCCCCTGGTGCCCTGATGGAATACAGGACTTTGTATCGTCACTTATCGCCAGCGCCACACTCTGCTTCAACAATCAATAGCCACTCGTTCATGATGTTCCTCTTTGCATTCGCTGTAGCTACGGCAGGCCTGCTACAGCATGTCCAGGCGCATGGCGACCATGCCCATGAAGCAGCGCCTTCCGTAGACGCCAACGCCGACTGGGCGACAAGGCACATGGCGGGTAAGTAGCATCTTGCACTTTGATGGTCATCTCGCTCGGATAGCACTGACCGGCTGTACTAGAGGAGCATCACATCGCCGACTTCGACGCCGGCTCCTTCTTCAACCTGCACGATTACGACTCCTCCAACTTCTGGACCATGGACGACCTACTCAAAACATATGGCCTCCGCGACGAAAGCACAAACAACATCTCGGAAGATGATAAACGTCGAGGCGTCCAGCGAGTCATCGAGATGTATGATCGTGACCTGGACAACCGAATCTCGTTCGCCGAATACACTATTGGAGTTGCGCAAGGCATCATTCTTCCCGATCTAGGCTATGGTCCTGGTCATCACGGAGATGACGAATACGAGTATGAAATTCATCACTGGGAGAAATACCATGACGAGAACACGAAAGAGGAGGATTTGACGCATCCGGAGGACATTGAACATTTCAGAAAGcatgaggagatggaggccgCTCAGGAGAGGCAGGAACAGATGGACCGCATGCCGATCATCGAGTCCAATATTCCTGCCAAGTTTCGGAGGAAGGAGTTGTAGGGAACATGAAAGAGCAGAGAAATCGGCAGATGCCCTTGGGGAAGCCAACGCCTGGCTGGAGGAAAATTTCTCGGGAGCAGGACACTCGTCGTCCAGCAGAGAAGTGACTCAAGGCGAAGAGAAACAGCATGAGTCGAAGGTGCCATCTAGGAATATGGATAAGGATAAGGTAGACACGCCTCGATTCCAGCGCCAGTGGTACTGGGTTGCCTTGTCCATCCTCTCCTGGGGAATCTTCTGGCGCTTTGCAGACGAACATGGAGAGAATGTCCTGGCACGCAGCCTTGCATGGTTCACGGTGCTGGTCGCCGTACTCCTGGCATCCCTCATGTGATTGTTGAGGCTACGAGGCACGAAGGAACCAAGTCTACGAATGCACGACTTTGCGATTGTCACGAACATCAACCGGCTGCAGCCGCACATTCAGGGCGCTATTGCGCAACTCCCACATGTACAGTACAGTAGAAGTGCAGCAGCATTGTACAGTAGCGTGGTCTTTAGCATGGGGGTTGCCCAGCTAGCCCATGCTAGGGCACCGGATCAACTCGCGATCTGTAGGACAGTTCCCGAGGTGATGTATACATCGGCTCACTGCCCCCAACACGTCCCCAATCGTTCTTCTCTCATCTCTCGTGATTTTTGCTATGACTGCCAGCAATACGCGTCCTGGTTGACTCGGCTCAAGTAATCTAGGGCCGCCGATTAGCGTTTGCCCGAGGCTTGGCTTCGCCTTAGCCATGACAGAATTGAGCTCGTGACATTACCAGCACGACGCAAGGTCCTCTTTCACGAACGGAGCCACTCTTATTCCCAGTCATAAGTATTCCCTTTCACCTTCTCACCCACTCTCCCATATCCATACTGCCATCACATCTCATACACATAGCGCTCGTACGGCACGTCCAACCATGTTCTCGAACCCATTGAAGCGAAGCTTCCTCTGTCTTACAGCGGAACCAGGGACCGTCTGCGCCGGCCTCCCCACCAAGAAGCcccgtgcagcagcagtaccaACAACACAGCATCAAGCCACCGCACCTGCGGCAGTTCCTCCGAAATCTCAGTTCCTATCTCTCCCCGCCGAACTCCGCAACGAGATCTACAACCATGCCCTCGTGCAATCCTCCCCCATCTCACTACCTTACGCGTACGAAACTCGCAGCACGACGCGCTCTCCGTCAAGCAGAAATGGCTTAGCTTCAGCATCATGCACAGCTACGACTTACTCTGGCGAACCACCTTTCCTGCGCACATCACGTCTCATCCGCTCCGAAGCCATGCCCATCTACTATGGCTGCAATACTTTCAGCGCGCCCAGCCCCGCCTCCGCGCATAAATTCCTCAAACCGCTGAGCTCAGCAAAGATGAGCATGTTGCGCTTCTTCCGGCCTGTGGAACTGGCACTGGAGTTGCAGGGAAGTCTACAGGTGAGGAAAAGGTGGGAGGAGAGCGTGAGGCGGACCGTAAATCGTTTGGTGAAAGATGTGGGGAAGGGAAGTCTGAGATGGGAGAGTTTGCAGCTTGGTGTGAAGAGCAGAGATGAGGGGACGAGGTGGCTCGGTCTGCGGGAGGTGGGATTTGGAGTGAAGAGGGAGGCGGAGGGGTGGAGGTTGCTTGGaccggaggaggaagaggaggctaTGGAAGGGGTCGTGGCGACCTGATGCGATGAGGGTTTGAGTATCAACCAAAATTCTTCATCGAGCGCTGCCGGAGAGATCTGAGTCATTCGGACAGGGATGGACAATTGCAAGGTCGCGTTTTCCACGCGATCTGTCTGGCCAATAACAACATTACAACCATTTGCACGTCTGTGATGTTGAGTCTCGGGTGTTCTGGTCTGTTCGCCCGTGTGCCGAGGAACACTGCGCGCCGGAGGGCAGCTATTCAACCAACAGTCGGCAGTCGAGCAACACGAAGATCCAAAAGCTTTCAAAACACATGAGAATTCCTTGTCG
Proteins encoded:
- a CDS encoding uncharacterized protein (BUSCO:EOG092604I8), whose translation is MAGDGVEKPCTIVLHDDRVSGFDVLAGPRAMHVGEVAHLSAPGARSLCICPAGQAGGANEISIHVSLASLFGFENRTQGKIQLIDDTDVATATHVEIFFRDQYLSRADMWQLMKCLEDTVMFEGQVLKYLGSVIADVEQIWVAGKNVDSAFVSHPYTKPIFRSRSARYSILIEVSREMLEGWSNGSLMYERLIDDFLQELFQKWERAKARHLASVILFGRATGTDGISKRDTQTHQHGEDFYILLVSEVTSITWNDILHKIKKAFNDLTLSRSVSLAAESNILEAIHLTAMDFADDQNDAHLMSTGTSIIAITAGIGVFDADHTLLKQTTDLLVGNSIGVDIVALSPRPLHPVPLFRYDHDGTTEYALPHWVDISYWHTSLEEQLTTWTLSETEEPVHDIALPFLKDSGFGEIDTGVMDSHDNQVFGEEPAALRNLVRVPSLEPSMGSADTVRGLPFHEKPKKASPEKSRPIEIAAPDTTGSATKAALYGAKRNRLPPHPLMQTGRKISLGPKGLAPSRGVASTTLSVEHAEKEKEINYAASLASITASDKNSGLAKAFQASLRRKPSQQSMISQQFSEPDPYHISKPIEIQSEQHAHTPNKGRGSESDELVKILEQNMENTTVTKALQNDTSFSTTPKGGGSNFGRRSRHDSTHEALDMMSPWVMLLNPCNPRRDNMRVASQYRKWQHVFPRPVSTGSFKWSSMCAPAALPLTSEYKPSPAELEFYYRKQVKRHVISDSSGLKEESASILVERLIDVRLIRGFQIVAIRNSGGEQIVQSKGRPILLSLGRWYHEIQRISDFEVQIVQYSPKSGIGSEDLESQHYVTSYEPKMRTILGLNIKPEISYHSEAPITDWTELDEHILRLAPLPEINVTFKVRLVLLPVDISKTDYQSRLGGLSDEERRIEGIQRLTQLWQRQRYFSAEDQSHQVSVKKSASTPYTAERDPNPLAIEYQTRDPSVVVNAHGPALSSQLEEGDLDASLFSEAEKHHSSNFDIVKLVKQMQEPPPYGVEVRDRRWLTVTHLKCFRGDEMTTWLLGVFRDLELREDAVNVGNELMSRGVFSHVRQKHKFRDGHYFYQISSAYRTTEYPNTTGLFSKAPWRSIPPTPMTDSMKSPMLRPVSGISATDSSSSSDKGTPGLYPTEPKQIMLSQSMQFNVDPQKKSDHLQIMDLHYDRIHNPENCYHIQLEWLGTSAKLIREAIARWSSSVEGYGLKLMQVPLQEACKFREHHPYDQPQPVKLAVRPPDKVLATPLMEPHTFSPRTVEDPLAYHKRLLKKLDFVLDYEAASTFTTSINVRYSFGPPSYQYTQFVHKSGLVLAQILANDIGDFYLLPNRLATSKLTSTMRPTTEFDRPDVTVDTVQKHFKAFCKNEEALRQFYNEIDRVRPAVAPSPMSTASSGMADLDVPPMQLPPLSGNHRAQLRGL